TTAACATTAATTTAGTAGCCTTATTATAAGGGACTCAGCTCTTCATATTTAATCTTTCTTCCTGAAGATCCAATAAACGAAGGTGCTTCTTAATAATTTCTTCGTCTAGTAGAAGCTCTTCACGATTTTTATTGATCAGCCACATACGTTGAGTTTCAAGAATGTCAATATATATTTTGCGATATTCTGCGTAATTGATGATAATTTCAGAGCTCCGCAATTGATTCTCATACTTATCTAACTGATCCTTTAAGGTCGGAAAATTTTCAATTTTGTCGGCGTAGTCATTTCGAATTTTATCGACAGCAACTTGAGCTAGCCTATTCTGAATTTCATAATCGATTTCCTTCTCGCTTCGGACAAAATCTCTATCTACTAATTTGATTGTTCTTAATATAAAAGGGAGTGTTAATCCTTGAACGACTAAGGTTAAGAGAATAACGACAAATGTGATAAAAAGAATAAGGTTTCTCTGTGGAAAAGGGGTACCATCGGTCATTGTTAAGGGAATGGAAAGAGCTGCTGCCAGAGAAACTACGCCACGCATTCCGGTCCAGCCAATAATCATTGGGGTGTGCCAACCTGGTGATTGGGTATCGGCGACTGTTATGAAATGTTTCATTACTAGAGTGGTGATTACCGCAGCATATCCAGCGAAAATTCTGACCATAATAAGGACTATTGTTACGGCTACACCGTAGCCAATCGCGGTAGAAATATCGGTATCTCCCAATCCCGAAACAATTTCAGGTAAATCTAATCCGATAAGCATAAAGACAATACCATTCAATAAAAAGCAGAAGCTTTCCCATACCGTTACGGTGCGAATTCGGGATGCGCTACTCAAAAAGTCGTGGCTGCGATAGGATAAAAATAATCCGCCACTTACCACTGCCAAAACGCCGGAAGCGTGAAGTTGTTCTGCGATCAAATACATGGAGAAAGGCGCTATGAAAGTTAGCAATAGATCTGTATTTGAATCGGTGGGCAAAAGTTTGTGCATTTTAAGGAAAATATATGCGATTGCAAGCCCTATTGCTGCACCGCCAACGCACATCCAGATAAAGCTTCCGGCAGCTTGGTACCATACAAATTGTCCTGTCGCTACGGCGATCATTGCAAATCTGAAGATTATTAATGAGGAAGCATCGTTTAATAAACTTTCACCTTCCAGAATGGAAGCCAATCTTTTAGGTACTTTTACAAACTTTAAAATTGCACCAGCGCTAACTGCGTCGGGCGGTGATACTATTCCTCCCAATAAAAATCCAAGTGCTAAGGAGAATCCCGGGATAAAATAGTTAGCAAATACGGCAACCGATAAGGCTGTAAAAAAGACTACAACGAAGGCAAAGCTAAATATAATCCTACGCCATCGCCATAGTTCTTTCCATGAAGTTGACCAAGCAGCCTCGTACAAAAGTGGAGGTAAAAAAATAATAAATATTAATTCAGGCTCTATTTTTATAGCAGGAACTCCTGGTATAAAACTAATTACAAGTCCGGCTAATACAAGTAAAACGGGGTAGGCAACCTGAATTTTTCTCGCCAGTAAGATCAGCATCGTGATCAATAGGAGTACAAATAGATAGAATTCAAAATTTTCTAACATATATAAAGTTTAGGTATATAAATATAAATCAAATTTCCAAAATTCTTTAATAAAAGAGGGCTGATCTGCTTATTGAAAATTGGAAGAAATATTTCTTGAAGACTGTCGCATCTTTTCCTATTTTTGTTAGAAACAGAAAAAAGATGGAGAACGAAGTGATCGGTTTGAAACGAGTCGCAACACTATGTATCTTGAGAAATAAAGATAAATTCCTATTATTAAGACGCTTAAAAGAACCTAACAAGGATATGTACGTTCCTGTTGGTGGAAAAATAGACCCCTTTGAAAATCCGGATGCAGCTGTTGAGCGAGAGGTTTTCGAAGAAACAGGTATCCATATAACTTCAAAACAGTTTTGTGGTATTTTGACAGAAACTTCTCCAGTTAATTACAACTGGATCAGTTATGTATATGTATCAGACATCGAATTTGTCGATGTACCGTATTGTGATGAAGGAGATTTAGAATGGATTTCAGCGGCGGATTTATCCGCTATTCCGACGCCAATAACCGATCTCTATATCTATGATTATGTGGGAAAGAAAAAGCATTTCGCCCTTAATGCTACCTATGACTCAGCTTTGAACTTGACGGGACTAT
The genomic region above belongs to Sphingobacterium zeae and contains:
- a CDS encoding Na+/H+ antiporter, whose amino-acid sequence is MLENFEFYLFVLLLITMLILLARKIQVAYPVLLVLAGLVISFIPGVPAIKIEPELIFIIFLPPLLYEAAWSTSWKELWRWRRIIFSFAFVVVFFTALSVAVFANYFIPGFSLALGFLLGGIVSPPDAVSAGAILKFVKVPKRLASILEGESLLNDASSLIIFRFAMIAVATGQFVWYQAAGSFIWMCVGGAAIGLAIAYIFLKMHKLLPTDSNTDLLLTFIAPFSMYLIAEQLHASGVLAVVSGGLFLSYRSHDFLSSASRIRTVTVWESFCFLLNGIVFMLIGLDLPEIVSGLGDTDISTAIGYGVAVTIVLIMVRIFAGYAAVITTLVMKHFITVADTQSPGWHTPMIIGWTGMRGVVSLAAALSIPLTMTDGTPFPQRNLILFITFVVILLTLVVQGLTLPFILRTIKLVDRDFVRSEKEIDYEIQNRLAQVAVDKIRNDYADKIENFPTLKDQLDKYENQLRSSEIIINYAEYRKIYIDILETQRMWLINKNREELLLDEEIIKKHLRLLDLQEERLNMKS
- a CDS encoding NUDIX hydrolase, producing the protein MENEVIGLKRVATLCILRNKDKFLLLRRLKEPNKDMYVPVGGKIDPFENPDAAVEREVFEETGIHITSKQFCGILTETSPVNYNWISYVYVSDIEFVDVPYCDEGDLEWISAADLSAIPTPITDLYIYDYVGKKKHFALNATYDSALNLTGLWEQYSNTKLI